The Xiphophorus maculatus strain JP 163 A chromosome 23, X_maculatus-5.0-male, whole genome shotgun sequence genome contains a region encoding:
- the eef1g gene encoding elongation factor 1-gamma encodes MAAGTLYTYPDNWRAFKAQIAAQYSGACLKVASNPPAFTFGQTNRSPAFINNFPLGKVPAFQGDDGFCLFESNAIAHYLSNDALRGATPQAAAQVLQWVSFADSEIIPPASAWVFPTLGIMQFNKQATEQAKEDVKKILTVLNQHLTTRTFLVGERVSLADITVACSMVWLFKQVLEPSFRQPYPNVTRWFVTCVNQPQFKAVLGEVKLCEKMAQFDAKKFSEMQPKKETPAKKEKAGKEAAKPQEKKEKKKEEKKPAPEEEMDDCDAVLAAEPKAKDPFAHLPKSAFVMDEFKRKYSNEDTMTVALPHFWENFDREGYSIWHAQYKYPEELTLTFKSCNLITGMFQRLDKLRKNAFASVILFGTNNDSSISGIWVFRGQELAFTLCPDWQIDYESYDWRKLDPESEECKTMVKEYFAWEGDFKHVGKAFNQGKIFK; translated from the exons ATGGCGGCAGGG ACTCTGTACACATACCCAGACAACTGGAGGGCATTCAAGGCCCAGATTGCTGCCCAGTACAGTGGCGCTTGCCTCAAGGTGGCCAGCAACCCTCCTGCCTTCACCTTTGGACAGACAAACCGTTCCCCTGCTTTCATCAACAACTTCCCTTTAGGCAAG GTACCTGCCTTCCAGGGTGATGACGGCTTCTGTCTGTTTGAGAGTAATGCCATTGCTCACTACT TGAGCAATGATGCCCTGCGTGGCGCCACTCCTCAGGCTGCTGCCCAGGTTCTGCAGTGGGTGAGCTTTGCTGATTCAGAGATCATCCCTCCAGCCAGTGCATGGGTCTTCCCCACTCTAGGAATCATGCAGTTCAACAAGCAG GCCACAGAGCAGGCCAAGGAGGACGTGAAGAAGATCCTGACGGTGCTGAACCAACACCTGACCACACGCACTTTCCTCGTGGGAGAGAGAGTGAGCCTGGCGGACATTACTGTGGCCTGCTCCATGGTTTGGCTCTTCAAGCAG GTGTTGGAGCCGTCCTTCCGTCAGCCTTATCCCAACGTGACCCGCTGGTTTGTCACCTGCGTCAACCAGCCTCAGTTCAAGGCTGTTCTCGGAGAAGTCAAGCTGTGTGAAAAGATGGCCCAGTTTGATG CCAAGAAGTTTTCTGAGATGCAGCCCAAGAAAGAAACCccagccaaaaaagaaaaggctggAAAAGAGGCAGCCAAACCCcaggagaagaaagaaaagaaaaaggaggagaagaagccTGCTCCAGAAGAAGAAATGGACGACTGTGATGCTGTTTTGGCTGCCGAACCCAAAGCCAAGGACCCCTTCGCACACCTGCCAAAGAG CGCATTTGTCATGGACGAATTCAAGAGGAAGTATTCCAACGAGGACACCATGACGGTAGCGCTTCCTCACTTCTGGGAGAACTTTGACAGAGAGGGCTACTCAATCTGGCATGCTCAGTACAAATACCCCGAGGAGCTGACACTTACCTTCAAGAGCTGCAATCTTATCACAG GCATGTTCCAACGCCTGGACAAACTGAGAAAGAATGCCTTTGCCAGCGTTATTTTGTTCGGCACCAACAACGACAGCAGTATCTCTGGCATCTGGGTCTTCAGAGGCCAAGAACTGGCCTTCACT CTGTGTCCAGACTGGCAAATTGACTATGAATCATATGACTGGAGGAAGTTGGATCCAGAAAGTGAGGAGTGTAAGACCATGGTTAAGGAGTACTTTGCCTGGGAAGGAGATTTCAAGCATGTGGGTAAAGCTTTCAACCAGGGCAAGATCTTCAAGTAA
- the polr2g gene encoding DNA-directed RNA polymerase II subunit RPB7, translated as MFYHISLEHEILLHPRYFGPNLLNTVKQKLFTEVEGTCTGKYGFVIAVTTIDNIGAGVIQPSRGFVLYPVKYKAIVFRPFKGEVVDAVVTQVNKVGLFTEIGPMSCFISRHSIPSEMEFDPNSNPPCYKTVDEDIVIQQDDEIRLKIVGTRVDKNDIFAIGSLMDDYLGLVS; from the exons ATGTTTTACCAT ATTTCTTTGGAACATGAAATCTTACTACACCCGAGGTATTTTGGACCCAACCTGCTGAACACTGTGAAGCAGAAACTTTTTACTGAAGTGGAGGGAACATGTACTGGCAA GTATGGCTTTGTCATTGCAGTCACCACTATTGACAACATCGGGGCGGGTGTAATCCAGCCAAGCAGAGGCTTCGTTCTGTATCCCGTGAAGTACAAGGCCATTGTCTTCCGTCCATTCAAGGGAGAAGTGGTGGATGCTGTGGTCACTCAGGTTAACAAG GTTGGGCTATTCACAGAAATTGGTCCCATGTCTTGCTTCATCTCTCGCCAT TCCATTCCTTCGGAAATGGAGTTTGACCCCAATTCTAATCCTCCTTGCTATAAGACTGTTGATGAG GACATTGTAATTCAGCAAGATGATGAGATCCGGCTGAAAATTGTGGGCACAAGGGTTGACAAGAATGACATT ttcgCAATTGGATCTCTCATGGATGACTATCTGG GTCTTGTGAGCTGA
- the LOC102221237 gene encoding uncharacterized protein LOC102221237, translating to MARNIFSKLLRVPTSMQLACLRTGSLLQEKAAAVKVPGSRRSSSNSPPDKISRYPIPYKKDLPYDIVELMEEVKSKGGFLPNVFKVLSHRPAEFRAFFSYYNELMNKETGRLTKADRELIVVATSSHNKCLYCVVSHSALHRIYSKNPTLSDQVVANYKLAELTPREHAMLDFAMAVCRCDTITDEHFRSLEEVGFDREDAWDIAAIAAFFAMSNRLAHLTDMRPNKEFFNMARVPRDKNKAEDN from the exons ATGGCTAGGAACATCTTCTCGAAGTTGCTTCGTGTTCCTACGTCCATGCAACTT GCGTGTCTCCGAACGGGAAGCTTGTTGCAGGAAAAGGCAGCTGCTGTTAAGGTTCCAGGCAGCAGACGGTCCAGCAGTAACTCTCCTCCGGACAAAATCAGCCGCTATCCTATTCCCTACAAGAAGGACTTACCTTATGATATAGTGGAGCTAATGGAAGAAGTGAAGTCGAAG GGAGGCTTTTTACCCAATGTCTTCAAAGTACTTTCTCACAGGCCTGCAGAGTTCAGAGCTTTCTTCTCATACTACAATGAATTGATGAACAAGGAAACAG gcAGGTTAACCAAGGCAGACCGTGAGCTAATCGTGGTTGCCACCAGCAGTCATAACAAATGTCTTTACTGTGTGGTGTCCCATAGTGCTCTGCACCGTATCTACTCGAAGAACCCTACTCTTTCTGATCAG GTAGTTGCTAATTACAAACTTGCGGAGCTCACACCTCGGGAGCATGCCATGCTGGACTTTGCGATGGCCGTGTGTCGCTGTGACACCATCACAGATGAGCACTTTCGGTCTTTGGAGGAAGTCGGCTTTGACCGCGAGGACGCCTGGGATATTGCGGCCATCGCTGCTTTCTTTGCCATGTCCAACCGACTCGCCCATCTTACAGACATGAGGCCCAACAAGGAGTTTTTTAACATGGCCCGTGTTCCCCGGGACAAGAACAAGGCAGAAGATAACTAG